The following coding sequences lie in one Populus trichocarpa isolate Nisqually-1 chromosome 14, P.trichocarpa_v4.1, whole genome shotgun sequence genomic window:
- the LOC18105401 gene encoding glucan endo-1,3-beta-glucosidase 7-like — MSCSQSFIGINYGQVADNLPPPPSTAKLLQSTSIQKVRLYGSDPAIIKALANTGIGIVIGTANGDIPGLDSDPNFAKSWINTKNALNDASFGGKIKVSTVHPMGVLKQSEPPSSGSFDPSYGDLMKGLLEFNSANGSPFAINPYPYFASRSHTRPDTLAFCLFQPIAGRMDGNTKIKYMNMFDAQDAVYSALNSMGFKNVEIVVAETGWPYKGDDNQVGPSIENAKAYNGNLIAHLQSMVGTPLMPGKSFDTYLFALYDEDLKPRPGSEHNRTGLTMVYDVGLSTSSQLILKIYHCIIELLNTHIFLVKRSYVIL; from the exons ATGAGCT GCTCGCAATCATTCATCGGTATAAACTATGGCCAAGTTGCGGACAAccttccaccaccaccatccaCCGCAAAGCTTCTTCAATCCACTTCAATCCAAAAGGTCCGATTATATGGATCGGACCCCGCCATAATCAAAGCCTTAGCCAACACCGGAATTGGAATTGTTATCGGCACTGCAAATGGTGACATTCCAGGACTAGACTCTGATCCCAATTTTGCCAAGAGCTGGATCAACACAAAG AATGCTCTAAATGATGCATCGTTCGGGGGTAAAATTAAGGTCTCCACAGTTCATCCGATGGGAGTGCTTAAGCAGTCTGAGCCACCTTCTTCTGGAAGCTTTGATCCAAGTTATGGGGATCTGATGAAGGGCTTGTTGGAGTTTAATAGTGCGAATGGTTCGCCTTTCGCAATCAATCCCTACCCTTACTTTGCCTCCAGAAGCCATACAAGGCCTGACACTCTTGCTTTTTGCCTTTTCCAGCCGATTGCAGGACGAATGGATGGAAACACTAAGATCAAGTACATGAACATGTTCGATGCTCAG gATGCAGTTTATTCTGCACTGAATTCTATGGGATTTAAGAATGTTGAGATTGTGGTGGCTGAGACTGGATGGCCATATAAAGGAGATGACAACCAAGTAGGGCCAAGCATTGAGAATGCCAAGGCTTACAATGGCAATTTGATTGCACACCTTCAATCGATGGTGGGCACTCCACTCATGCCAGGAAAATCATTCGATACATACCTCTTTGCTCTTTATGATGAAGACTTGAAACCTAGACCTGGTTCTGAGCATAATAGAACTGGTCTCACCATGGTTTATGATGTTGGACTCTCTACAAGTAGCCAGTTGATCTTAAAGATCTATCATTGCATAATAGAACTCCTAAATACTCACATTTTTCTGGTGAAGAGGTCATATGTCATTCTTTAA